Proteins found in one Fusarium oxysporum Fo47 chromosome V, complete sequence genomic segment:
- a CDS encoding cell division protein Cdc14 gives MESLLSLAFDNLSSYDGPKVRKGLRQVEGLLAQICLSKANSRNDRAHRSRDTDDDGSEGSTPPQKDLSQLSRDPAFREFFKLQEGFEWNVAMRLISTLDRLMAKGGDGGNDLLILSALDLIQGVLLLHPPSKSLFAREQNMNLLLDLLEPFNCPAIQSATLLTLVTALIETPINTRTFESLDGLLTVTSLFKSRSTAREVKLKLVEFLYFYLMPEIPSIPRADQRDSVPAMLQRSPSKLAGAFNADSRRKRSGSDPEGDIYLTTEEKQELLSQHLSSVEDLVKDLQNCAPFGGVVC, from the exons ATGGAGTCTCTTCTATCACTCGCCTTCGACAACCTTTCCTCATATGACGGACCAAAAGTCCGTAAGGGCCTTCGCCAGGTCGAAGGCCTTCTAGCTCAGATCTGTCTCTCTAAAGCAAACTCTCGAAACGACCGTGCACATCGAAGCCGGGATACCGACGATGATGGGAGTGAAGGATCAACACCTCCTCAAAAGGATCTTTCCCAACTTTCCCGCGACCCGGCATTTCGAGAGTTTTTCAAGTTGCAGGAGGGATTCGAATGGAACGTTGCGATGCGTCTTATCAGCACTCTCGATCGACTTATGGCTAagggtggtgatggtggaaACGACCTGTTGATTCTGAGTGCCCTTGACCTCATACAAGGAGTCTTGTTGCTACACCCCCCCAGCAAGTCTCTCTTTGCCCGAGAACAGAACATGAAC ctcctccttgaccttctcgagCCCTTCAACTGCCCTGCGATCCAATCTGCGACTCTCCTCACACTCGTCACTGCTCTTATCGAGACCCCAATCAACACCCGTACCTTTGAGAGCCTTGATGGCCTTCTTACTGTCACCTCTCTTTTCAAGTCGCGATCCACCGCCCGTGAGGTCAAGCTGAAGCTCGTTGAGTTCCTCTACTTCTATCTCATGCCTGAGATTCCTTCGATTCCCCGAGCCGATCAGCGCGATAGTGTTCCCGCTATGCTTCAGCGAAGTCCTAGTAAACTCGCAGGTGCCTTCAATGCCGACTCACGTCGCAAGCGTTCCGGCTCTGATCCTGAAGGTGACATCTATCTCACCACGGAGGAGAAGCAGGAGCTGCTTAGCCAGCATCTGAGCAGCGTAGAGGATCTTGTCAAAGACCTCCAAAACTGCGCACCTTTCGGCGGTGTTGTCTGCTAA
- a CDS encoding INO80 complex, subunit Ies4, with translation MAPPVKSADARRKSSTKASLIVTRKVSPDKLRALLAPDSIKEESPSKDMKANADSPTDAVSASGSQPPASNTNGDNASDSNAATPAPDATPADGTPAPSAMGPPTDGPKKKGVKRSAPGANGTIDGVPKPRGKPGPKKKPRLEDGTIDHSGSKPAGGHKLGPKANQGAINAGLRALDRSGKPCRRWAKGGFQLKSFTGVAWEIPRWVAPQKKAPESSADDSTAASAEGSSKENKENGHESNSASNSNTANDVEMQSAPSNHASSPAPLAIAAAS, from the exons atggcTCCTCCAGTCAAGTCCGCCGACGCGCGACGCAAGTCCAGCACCAAGGCCAGCTTGATTGTTACTCGCAAGGTGTCGCCCGACAAGCTGCGTGCTCTACTCGCGCCCGACTCTATCAAGGAAGAATCTCCCTCCAAGGACATGAAAGCCAACGCCGACTCACCTACCGATGCCGTGTCCGCTTCTGGTTCGCAACCACCAGCCAGCAACACGAATGGCGACAATGCCTCGGACTCTAACGCTGCTACTCCTGCCCCTGACGCAACTCCTGCCGACGGGACACCGGCCCCTTCGGCTATGGGACCGCCTACCGATGgaccgaagaagaagggcgtCAAACGATCTGCCCCGGGCGCCAACGGTACAATAGATGGTGTCCCCAAGCCTCGAGGAAAGCCTGgccccaagaagaagcctcgTCT GGAGGACGGAACGATCGATCACTCAGGTTCCAAGCCTGCCGGAGGTCACAAGCTTGGGCCCAAGGCGAATCAAGGGGCCATCAACGCCGGACTTCGCGCTCTCGATCGCTCAGGCAAACCCTGTCGCCGATGGGCCAAGGGAGGATTCCAACTCAAGAGCTTCACTGGTGTGGCATGGGAGATCCCTCGCTGGGTGGCACCTCAAAAGAAGGCTCCCGAATCCAGCGCCGATGATTCTACTGCTGCATCGGCCGAGGGCAGCAGCAAGGAGAACAAAGAGAACGGCCACGAGAGCAACAGTGCTAGCAATAGCAATACTGCTAACGACGTAGAGATGCAAAGTGCGCCCAGTAACCACGCCTCCTCGCCGGCACCTCTTGCTATTGCCGCTGCTTCATAA
- a CDS encoding HAD-like domain-containing protein: MGRTVIAFDLYGTILSTGSIAGELARLYGQDKAQSIAALARRYQLESTWRVTSMGTYRTFSDLTRWSFRQATKEIGVELTPEQEERIMDAYNGLDTFPDVDKALEKLAEHASIDPYIFSNGTKAMMTSSLDTCPTLSRVSNIFPHEKVVSIDPLKVFKPHPRTYEFMAETAGMKSQLDRVWLVSSNPFDVTGAVAFGFKSAWIDREGKGWTDTLGCSLGLQPTVIASGVDEAVRVILRQSEEDK; the protein is encoded by the exons ATGGGACGGACAGTTATTGCATTCGACCTCTACGGCACTATTCTCTCCACCGGATCGATAGCAGGAGAGTTGGCAAGATTATACGGGCAAGATAAAGCTCAGTCAATTGCCGCTCTAGCAAGGCGATATCAGCTTGAGTCAACATGGCGCGTGACCAGTATGG GCACTTATCGCACATTTAGTGACTTGACGAGATGGTCATTTCGGCAAGCTACGAAAGagattggtgttgagctcACTCCTGAGCAGGAAGAACGTATCATGGATGCATATAACGGCCTCGACACATTCCCAGATGTGGATAAAGCACTCGAAAAACTGGCAGAACATGCATCTATCGATCCATACATCTTCTCAAACGGAACCAAGGCCATGATGACATCGTCACTCGATACATGCCCAACTTTGTCAAGAGTGAGCAACATATTTCCCCACGAGAAAGTCGTCAGTATCGACCCTCTCAAAGTGTTCAAGCCGCATCCTCGTACGTATGAGTTCATGGCTGAGACAGCGGGGATGAAGTCTCAGCTTGATAGGGTTTGGCTGGTGAGCTCAAACCCATTCGATGTCACTGGTGCTGTAGCTTTTGGATTCAAGAGTGCATGGATCGACCGTGAAGGCAAGGGCTGGACTGATACACTGGGATGTTCACTGGGGCTTCAGCCGACTGTGATAGCGTCTGGCGTGGATGAAGCTGTGCGGGTAATCTTGCGTCAGTCTGAGGAGGATAAGTag
- a CDS encoding integral peroxisomal membrane peroxin-domain-containing protein yields the protein MDDFTAEMFASGRNFDSPESSSQRPNNDHNDDNDKQPESKVESNSQKTGLRGGFAAIRQKASLQDRLVEKLLQQVIPTDSDDQTEVHFAGDEQSATHTERPNFNITTMSYNFRRFNARIGVVFKFQARVERILSWKRASHTLSLLAVYSFVCLDPYLLFVLPVAILLFGVFIPAFLARHPAPPKGTLSSEQNVGYSPQGPPLAPAATVKPVKELSKDFFRNMRDLQNCMDDFSRGHDQVVALLVPVTNFSDEALSSALFLFLTAGGIFMTIAAQILPWRFIFLLGGWVIVGMGHPHVARLIAAAHRDRLQPQEAKARSWLDNWISSDVILDSSPETREVEIFELQRKTSGGGEWEPWLFSPSPYDPLSQPRIAGERPRGTRFFEDVMPPEAWEWSEKKWALDLWSREWVEERIITGVEVETEGERWVYDIWDERDERTGVVDVPINDKGKQKATPKPSWEENEDGSGRRGDWRRRRWVRLVKRKAAPVQPS from the exons ATGGACGACTTCACTGCAGAGATGTTCGCTTCTGGGCGCAACTTTGACTCCCCCGAGAGTTCAAGCCAGCGCCCCAACAATGACCATAACGATGACAATGACAAGCAGCCCGAATCCAAGGTCGAATCAAACTCTCAGAAAACGGGCCTACGCGGAGGATTTGCTGCTATTCGCCAGAAAGCTAGCTTGCAGGACCGGTTGGTAGAAAA ACTTCTTCAGCAAGTTATACCCACGGATAGCGATGACCAAACCGAGGTTCACTTCGCCGGTGACGAACAATCAGCTACCCATACAGAGAGGCCGAACTTCAATATCACTACCATGTCTTACAATTTTCGGCGATTCAACGCTCGAATAGGCGTCGTCTTTAAATTCCAGGCCCGTGTGGAACGTATTTTATCCTGGAAGCGCGCGTCGCATACTCTATCACTCCTCGCCGTCTATAGTTTTGTCTGCCTGGATCCTTATCTCCTGTTTGTGCTGCCTGTTGCCATCCTTCTGTTCGGTGTCTTCATCCCCGCGTTCTTGGCACGGCATCCAGCACCACCCAAGGGAACCTTGTCGAGTGAGCAGAATGTTGGATATTCTCCCCAGGGACCACCTTTGGCACCCGCGGCGACGGTGAAACCAGTCAAGGAACTCAGCAAGGACTTCTTTCGGAACATGCGCGACCTACAGAACTGCATGGATGACTTTAGTCGGGGACATGACCAGGTCGTCGCCTTACTTGTACCAGTGACGAATTTTAGTGATGAGGCTCTCAGTTCTGctctatttttatttcttacaGCCGGGGGCATTTTTATGACTATTGCGGCCCAAATTCTACCCTGGCGCTTCATATTCCTTCTCGGGGGTTGGGTTATCGTGGGTATGGGTCATCCGCATGTCGCCCGCCTCATTGCTGCCGCTCATCGAGACCGTCTCCAGCCACAAGAGGCCAAGGCTCGGTCGTGGTTAGATAACTGGATCAGCTCAGACGTTATCCTCGACTCCAGTCCTGAAACGCGTGAAGTGGAAATCTTTGAGCTACAGCGCAAAACCTCTGGTGGTGGCGAGTGGGAGCCTTGGCTTTTCAGTCCTTCACCCTACGATCCTTTGTCACAACCTCGAATTGCAGGTGAACGACCACGCGGAACACGCTTCTTTGAAGATGTCATGCCACCCGAAGCGTGGGAATGGAGCGAGAAGAAATGGGCTCTAGACCTTTGGAGTCGTGAATGGGTAGAGGAACGTATTATTACAggcgttgaagttgagacAGAAGGCGAGCGTTGGGTTTATGACATATGGGACGAGCGAGACGAGCGTACTGGTGTTGTGGACGTTCCTATCAACGACAAAGGGAAGCAAAAGGCAACACCGAAACCAAGCTGGGAGGAGAATGAAGACGGTAGTGGTCGGAGAGGTGACTGGAGGCGACGACGATGGGTCAGATTGGTGAAGCGTAAGGCGGCTCCAGTACAGCCAAGTTGA
- a CDS encoding S-adenosyl-L-methionine-dependent methyltransferase gives MATENPLEDRISTVPFAEQGEKWDSCWREALTPWDRGTASIALHDLLAQRPDLVPPSQHHDHRGHPLRDSTGAIEKKKALVPGCGRGHDVLLLSSWGYDVWGLDFSAAAKEEAIKNQKQAELEGLYKPVDGLDKGKIHWVTGDFFGQDWAKGAGADGKFDLVYDYTFLCALPREARPKWAKRMTELLSHDGRLVCLEFPSTKPMSANGPPWGVSPELYEALLAAPGEEIAYNDDGTVHEDPCSKPWADALHRLSLLKPTRTHKAGTSPDGAVLDFLSVWSR, from the exons ATGGCTACCGAAAATCCTCTGGAAGACCGCATCTCGACTGTTCCTTTCGCAGAGCAGGGCGAGAAGTGGGATAGTTGCTGGAGAGAGGCTTTAACACCATGGGACCGCGGAACCGCCTCCATTGCCCTTCACGACCTCCTCGCTCAAAGGCCTGATCTCGTGCCGCCCTCCCAACACCATGATCATCGCGGCCATCCCCTCCGAGATTCAACAGGCGCTattgaaaagaagaaggctctAGTCCCCGGTTGCGGGCGTGGTCATGATGTTCTGCTATTGAGCTCGTGGGGTTATGATGTCTGGGGCCTCGACTTCAGTGCTGCTGCAAAGGAGGAGGCTATCAAGAACCAAAAGCAAGCCGAGTTAGAAGGTCTATACAAACCTGTCGATGGTTTGGATAAAGGAAAGATTCACTGGGTTACTGGTGACTTCTTCGGACAAGATTGGGCCAAAGGTGCTGGCGCTGATGGCAAGTTTGACCTGGTCTACGATTATACG TTTCTATGCGCTCTGCCTCGCGAAGCAAGACCAAAATGGGCCAAGCGCATGACCGAGCTGCTTTCTCATGATGGTCGCCTCGTCTGTCTCGAATTCCCTTCGACAAAACCCATGTCCGCCAATGGTCCCCCATGGGGAGTCTCCCCAGAGCTCTATGAAGCCCTCCTAGCAGCTCCTGGCGAAGAAATTGCATACAACGACGACGGTACCGTCCATGAAGACCCTTGCTCAAAACCTTGGGCCGACGCCCTACATCGGCTGAGTCTTCTCAAACCAACTCGAACGCACAAGGCCGGCACCAGCCCAGATGGCGCAGTGCTTGACTTCCTCTCAGTCTGGAGTCGATAA
- a CDS encoding isoprenoid synthase domain-containing protein produces QISTYSSVSQQHLRATRQRKHQRRIAFYTPKNLTRMIPTADPILSLNPEALPPSALHMLSLSPKAMEKMSGISNPLMSPNAIPPRTSSTGIPTSLNATPTKPVLRPVPEGDWLSQKQLSPKAQMSNAGYGVMQAPNPPPDPERYAHEDLEFTAKRSWTDEKENVVRGPYDYVISHPGKDFRAQLIGAFNAWLDVPTPSLEVITRVVGMLHESSLLIDDVQDSSELRRGFPVAHNIFGVAQTINSANYIYFVALQELHKLNNPELITIFSDELVNLHRGQGMDLFWRDTLTCPTEEDYLEMVGNKTGGLFRLGIKLMAAEANGPSPTDCVPLVNLIGLIFQIRDDYMNLSSKEYSHNKGMCEDLTEGKFSFPVIHSIRSNPTNLQLINILKQKTSDTQVKRYAVAYMESTGSFEYTRKVLNVLIERARKMAEELDQGRGSTKGIQKILDKMAIQ; encoded by the exons CAGATATCCACATATTCATCCGTCTCTCAACAACACCTTCGTGCAACTCGGCAACGAAAACATCAAAG ACGAATCGCATTCTATACCCCCAAAAACTTAACACGCATGATCCCCACGGCCGACCCCATCCTCTCTCTCAACCCTGAGGCATTGCCCCCGTCGGCCTTACACATGCTGTCGCTCTCGCCAAAGGCAATGGAGAAGATGTCTGGCATCTCCAACCCACTTATGTCTCCCAACGCAATTCCACCTCGCACTTCAAGCACCGGCATCCCGACCTCTCTCAACGCTACACCCACAAAACCCGTTCTGCGCCCTGTTCCAGAAGGCGACTGGCTGAGCCAGAAGCAGCTCTCCCCAAAGGCACAGATGTCAAACGCTGGTTACGGCGTTATGCAAGCTCCCAATCCGCCTCCCGATCCCGAGCGCTACGCCCACGAGGATCTAGAGTTCACGGCTAAGCGCTCTTGGACTGACGAGAAGGAAAATGTCGTCCGCGGACCTTACGACTATGTCATTAGCCATCCTGGCAAGGACTTCCGCGCCCAGCTAATCGGCGCCTTCAACGCCTGGCTCGATGTGCCCACGCCGAGCCTCGAAGTCATCACCCGAGTCGTTGGCATGCTTCACGAGTCTTCGCTCCTCATCGACGATGTACAAGACTCGTCCGAGCTGCGCCGTGGCTTCCCTGTCGCACACAACATCTTTGGTGTCGCTCAGACCATCAACTCGGCAAACTACATATACTTTGTCGCCCTACAAGAGCTGCACAAGCTCAACAATCCAGAGCTAATCACCATCTTTTCCGATGAGCTTGTGAACCTCCACCGAGGCCAGGGCATGGATCTTTTTTGGCGTGACACTCTTACTTGTCCTACGGAAGAGGACTACCTCGAAATGGTTGGTAACAAGACAGGCGGCCTGTTCCGTCTCGGTATCAAGCTTATGGCGGCGGAAGCCAACGGCCCTAGTCCTACGGACTGTGTTCCCCTCGTCAACCTAATTGGTCTCATCTTTCAGATTCGAGACGACTACATGAACTTGTCCTCGAAGGAGTACAGCCATAACAAGGGAATGTGCGAGGATTTGACTGAGGGCAAGTTCTCGTTCCCTGTCATCCACAGCATTCGCTCCAACCCTACAAATCtccagctcatcaacatcctcaagcAGAAGACCTCGGACACCCAGGTCAAGCGGTACGCTGTTGCCTACATGGAGTCCACAGGCAGCTTCGAGTATACCCGTAAAGTTCTCAACGTCCTCATCGAGCGGGCTCGCAAGATGGCCGAGGAGCTCGATCAGGGCCGTGGCAGCACGAAGGGCATTCAGAAGATTCTCGACAAGATGGCCATTCAATGA